From a single Bryobacter aggregatus MPL3 genomic region:
- a CDS encoding HAD-IA family hydrolase translates to MKPLLVFDMDGVLVEVKESYRETIRVTVQHFTESAPSHEIIQHYKNEGGWNNDWKLSHELIRVAGKDIPYETVVRVFNQFFFGHNGEPGLILRERWIDNSQILKRLSEKYDFAIFTGRLHEEAQITLRRFGSDYSWFAVLGDDNVAHSKPHPDGLNQLKAKREIAWYLGDTIDDARAARDAQVPFIAITAPGGDFQDLPVALAVHSINELESIL, encoded by the coding sequence GTGAAGCCGCTTCTTGTATTCGATATGGACGGCGTGCTCGTCGAAGTGAAGGAATCCTACCGGGAGACCATTCGCGTCACCGTGCAGCACTTCACGGAATCCGCGCCCTCGCATGAGATCATCCAGCACTACAAGAATGAGGGAGGCTGGAACAACGACTGGAAGTTGAGCCATGAGTTGATCCGCGTCGCGGGCAAGGACATTCCTTACGAGACCGTCGTGCGCGTGTTCAACCAGTTCTTCTTCGGGCACAACGGCGAGCCGGGCCTGATTCTGCGCGAGCGCTGGATCGACAACAGCCAGATCCTCAAGCGCTTGTCCGAGAAGTACGATTTCGCGATCTTCACCGGACGTCTGCATGAGGAAGCGCAGATCACCTTGCGCCGCTTTGGCAGCGATTACTCGTGGTTCGCGGTGCTGGGGGACGACAACGTTGCGCACTCGAAACCACACCCCGATGGACTGAACCAACTGAAGGCAAAGCGTGAGATCGCCTGGTATCTCGGCGACACCATCGACGATGCCCGTGCGGCGCGCGACGCTCAGGTGCCCTTTATTGCCATCACCGCGCCCGGCGGCGACTTCCAAGACCTACCAGTGGCCCTTGCGGTCCACTCCATCAACGAACTGGAGAGCATCCTCTAA
- the hisB gene encoding imidazoleglycerol-phosphate dehydratase HisB, whose protein sequence is MRSATIERITKETQIRGSLKIEGKGKYTISTGVRFLDHMLELFTRHGGFDLKLEVTGDLDVDQHHSVEDAGIVLGQLFSQALGDRKGINRAGYFVQTMDETLAVCAVDLGGRPALVYKDLVKVVHVGDLQTELLIDFFDGFTQHAKANFHAKVLYGRSNHHKIEAIFKCFARAMKYACSKDARMKDQLPSTKELL, encoded by the coding sequence ATGCGCAGTGCAACGATCGAACGCATTACGAAAGAAACGCAGATTCGCGGCAGCCTCAAAATCGAGGGCAAGGGGAAGTACACCATCTCGACCGGTGTCCGCTTTCTCGATCACATGCTCGAGCTGTTCACCCGCCATGGCGGCTTTGATCTGAAGCTGGAGGTGACCGGCGATCTCGACGTCGACCAGCACCACAGCGTGGAGGACGCGGGCATTGTGCTCGGGCAGCTCTTCTCACAGGCGCTTGGAGACCGCAAGGGCATCAACCGCGCCGGCTACTTTGTGCAGACCATGGACGAGACGCTGGCCGTGTGCGCCGTCGACCTTGGCGGCCGTCCGGCGCTGGTCTACAAGGATCTGGTGAAGGTGGTGCATGTGGGCGACCTGCAGACCGAGTTGCTGATCGATTTCTTCGATGGCTTTACGCAGCATGCCAAGGCGAACTTCCACGCGAAGGTGCTCTATGGCCGCTCGAACCATCACAAGATCGAAGCCATCTTCAAGTGCTTTGCCCGCGCGATGAAGTATGCCTGCTCGAAGGATGCGCGGATGAAAGATCAGCTTCCGTCTACGAAAGAGCTTTTATGA
- the hisH gene encoding imidazole glycerol phosphate synthase subunit HisH: MISIIDYGAGNLRSVQNTLAELGASYKLIDTPEAVLAAEKLVLPGVGHFGQLMVALDVLRLREAILEKIRAGNPFFGICLGMQALFSGSGEAPDQKGLALYPERIERFPNTARVPHMGWNSLTPRPDSKLLRGLPDPIYVYFANSYYAPPVAATAATCDYQFPFSAVVEENNVYGVQFHPEKSGATGLKIMSNFLELA; the protein is encoded by the coding sequence ATGATTTCGATCATCGACTACGGGGCGGGCAATCTGCGCTCTGTACAGAACACACTTGCGGAATTGGGTGCCAGCTACAAGCTGATCGATACGCCAGAGGCCGTGCTGGCCGCCGAGAAGCTGGTGCTGCCGGGCGTGGGCCACTTTGGCCAGTTAATGGTGGCGCTCGATGTGCTGCGTCTGCGCGAGGCGATTCTCGAGAAGATCCGCGCCGGCAACCCCTTCTTTGGCATCTGCCTGGGCATGCAGGCATTGTTTTCGGGCTCCGGCGAGGCTCCCGATCAGAAGGGGCTCGCGCTCTATCCCGAACGTATCGAGCGCTTCCCCAACACGGCGCGTGTGCCGCACATGGGATGGAATTCGCTCACACCGCGCCCCGATAGCAAGCTGCTGCGCGGGCTGCCTGATCCGATCTACGTATACTTTGCCAATAGCTATTACGCGCCGCCTGTTGCCGCGACAGCGGCGACCTGCGACTACCAGTTCCCCTTCTCCGCTGTGGTGGAAGAAAACAACGTCTATGGCGTGCAGTTTCATCCGGAGAAGTCCGGCGCCACTGGCCTCAAGATCATGAGCAATTTTCTGGAGCTGGCCTAA
- the hisF gene encoding imidazole glycerol phosphate synthase subunit HisF: MLAKRIIPCLDVTAGRVVKGINFVNLRDAGDPVELAQRYNEQGADEVVFLDITASSDERNTMVDVVFRTAQRVFIPLTVGGGIREVRDARRILVSGADKVSVNTAAVRRPELITELSNEFGAQAVVLAIDARRKAPGEWSVYTKGGRVDEHIDVVEWAQQAEALGAGEILLTSMDTDGVQQGFDCALTRAVSRATHIPVIASGGGGTPEHFLEVLTDGEADAALAASIFHYGTYTVNDLKSFLAKYNIPIRNNA; this comes from the coding sequence ATGCTTGCGAAACGAATCATTCCCTGCCTCGATGTCACGGCTGGCCGGGTAGTCAAAGGAATCAACTTCGTCAATCTGCGCGATGCCGGAGACCCGGTGGAATTGGCGCAACGCTATAACGAACAAGGCGCTGACGAAGTGGTCTTTCTCGATATCACCGCCAGCTCGGACGAACGCAACACGATGGTCGATGTGGTGTTCCGGACAGCGCAACGGGTGTTCATTCCGCTCACGGTGGGCGGCGGCATCCGGGAGGTGCGCGACGCGCGACGGATTCTGGTTTCCGGCGCGGACAAGGTAAGCGTGAATACCGCTGCCGTACGCCGTCCGGAGCTGATCACCGAATTGTCGAATGAGTTTGGCGCGCAAGCCGTGGTGCTGGCCATCGATGCGCGGCGCAAGGCTCCCGGCGAGTGGAGCGTCTACACCAAGGGTGGCCGGGTCGATGAACATATCGACGTTGTCGAATGGGCGCAGCAGGCCGAGGCGCTGGGCGCCGGTGAGATTCTACTCACCTCGATGGATACCGATGGCGTGCAGCAGGGCTTTGACTGTGCACTCACCCGCGCCGTCAGCAGGGCCACGCACATCCCCGTCATTGCGAGCGGCGGCGGTGGCACACCCGAACATTTTCTCGAAGTGTTGACCGACGGCGAGGCCGATGCCGCGCTTGCCGCGAGCATCTTCCACTACGGAACCTACACTGTGAACGATCTCAAATCGTTTCTCGCCAAATACAATATCCCCATCAGGAACAACGCATGA
- a CDS encoding HisA/HisF-related TIM barrel protein produces the protein MIIPCIDLQDGKVVQLVQGREKALEGEAPLVMLERFAGFPEIQVIDLDAAMGRGANDAIVEMLAARAKCRVGGGVRTPARAEALVRQGAHQVIVGTAAFTPALADIAAAVGKERILVALDSKFGKIVVKGWQETTDLTAVDVIQQLEPYCGGFLCTYVDKEGMLQGTDLDWFAQLRAATSLPITAAGGITTIDDIRALSALQIDSALGMAIYTGRLQLDELRQML, from the coding sequence ATGATCATTCCTTGTATTGACCTCCAGGACGGCAAAGTCGTTCAGCTTGTCCAGGGCCGCGAAAAGGCTTTGGAGGGAGAAGCTCCGCTGGTGATGCTGGAGCGCTTTGCCGGCTTCCCGGAGATTCAGGTGATTGACCTGGACGCGGCCATGGGCCGGGGCGCCAACGATGCGATCGTCGAGATGCTGGCGGCGCGCGCGAAATGCCGCGTCGGCGGCGGCGTGCGCACTCCCGCGCGCGCAGAGGCGCTGGTGCGGCAAGGAGCCCATCAGGTGATTGTCGGCACGGCTGCCTTCACGCCGGCGCTGGCAGACATTGCCGCTGCCGTCGGCAAGGAGCGGATTCTGGTCGCGCTCGATTCGAAGTTCGGCAAGATCGTGGTGAAGGGTTGGCAGGAGACAACAGACCTCACCGCCGTCGATGTCATCCAGCAACTGGAGCCCTATTGCGGCGGCTTTCTCTGCACCTATGTCGACAAGGAAGGGATGCTGCAAGGCACGGACCTCGACTGGTTTGCGCAACTGCGCGCCGCCACCAGCTTGCCGATTACCGCCGCCGGCGGCATCACCACCATCGACGACATCCGGGCCCTGAGCGCCTTGCAGATCGATTCGGCGCTCGGCATGGCGATCTACACCGGACGCCTGCAGCTCGACGAATTGCGTCAAATGCTCTAA
- a CDS encoding sensor histidine kinase, whose protein sequence is MNVRGASEPKYLSPLWWQSLAVIRTILALAFLAVGSAATRTLPWLVLAIASAFTIYSLLALLWRDVEQYWPPMLSLGIDVIIFLIFAHYSADQSLWFHSLFYVYLLLEAAIVHTWREVFAVLVLCQGCFLLIRPPHGDVLQPLVMLAGILACTLALEKRVLGDRLDDALFQIGLLRGEAEKIREIERQRIADDFHDGPLQSFISFQMRLNVVQQMLSRDLANGLKELQDLQTICRTQVAELRAFVRSMRPIEVEGESLSTAIRRLVENFRKDTGISASYSSQEVTGEPESFLEVLQIVRESLNNVHKHSKASRVAISLTKQGEMLHIEIEDDGTGFPFSGSYDLGEMESLRVGPGSIKRRVRSLGGDVVVSSRPGHGATLRVRVPL, encoded by the coding sequence ATGAACGTCAGGGGTGCATCGGAACCAAAGTATCTGTCGCCGTTGTGGTGGCAGAGCCTGGCTGTCATCCGGACCATTCTGGCTCTCGCCTTTCTGGCGGTGGGCAGCGCTGCGACACGCACCTTGCCTTGGCTCGTGCTCGCCATCGCTTCTGCTTTCACGATCTATAGCCTGCTGGCCTTGCTCTGGAGGGACGTGGAGCAATACTGGCCTCCGATGCTGAGTCTGGGGATTGACGTCATCATCTTCCTGATCTTTGCGCACTACTCGGCCGACCAGTCCCTGTGGTTCCACTCTCTTTTCTACGTCTATCTGCTGCTCGAGGCGGCGATTGTTCATACCTGGCGCGAGGTGTTTGCGGTGCTCGTCCTATGCCAGGGTTGCTTTCTGCTGATTCGTCCGCCGCATGGGGACGTGCTGCAACCGCTGGTGATGCTGGCCGGAATCCTGGCCTGCACCTTGGCGCTCGAGAAGCGTGTGCTGGGCGACCGCCTTGACGATGCCCTGTTCCAGATTGGCCTCTTGCGTGGTGAGGCCGAAAAGATCCGCGAGATCGAGCGGCAACGCATCGCCGATGACTTCCATGACGGTCCGCTCCAGAGTTTCATCAGCTTCCAGATGCGTCTGAACGTGGTGCAACAGATGTTGAGCCGCGACCTTGCCAACGGACTGAAAGAATTGCAGGATCTGCAGACGATTTGCCGCACGCAGGTGGCCGAACTGCGCGCCTTTGTCCGCAGCATGCGGCCGATTGAAGTGGAGGGCGAGAGCCTGTCTACCGCGATTCGCCGTTTGGTAGAGAATTTCAGAAAAGACACAGGGATTTCGGCCAGCTATTCGAGCCAGGAAGTGACCGGAGAGCCAGAGAGCTTTCTGGAGGTGCTGCAGATTGTGCGGGAATCTTTGAATAACGTGCACAAGCACTCCAAGGCCTCGCGGGTGGCGATCTCGCTGACCAAGCAGGGGGAGATGCTGCATATCGAGATCGAAGACGATGGCACCGGCTTTCCTTTCAGTGGGAGTTACGATTTAGGAGAGATGGAATCTTTGCGTGTGGGGCCCGGCAGTATCAAGCGCCGGGTGAGGAGTTTGGGTGGGGATGTGGTGGTGAGTAGCCGGCCGGGCCACGGAGCGACGTTGCGAGTTCGCGTCCCGCTATGA
- a CDS encoding class I SAM-dependent methyltransferase, which translates to MWMLFCLFLLSFQDHDKAPERAAPYYPTPQVVVEQMLKLGGLRRGEKLYDLGSGDGRIVMLGAAKFGAKAVGVELDHGLVQQSRASIAKLKLHPAAQIMEGDLFEQDYSDADLITVYLLPVTNIRLSPVLEKKLKKGARVVCHDFEFTEWKPEKTETIEDNEGRSHTLFLYRR; encoded by the coding sequence ATGTGGATGCTCTTCTGTCTTTTTCTTCTTTCCTTTCAGGATCACGATAAAGCACCGGAACGAGCCGCGCCTTATTATCCGACTCCTCAGGTGGTGGTGGAGCAGATGCTCAAGCTGGGGGGATTGCGGCGGGGCGAGAAGCTTTATGATCTCGGTTCCGGCGATGGCCGCATCGTGATGCTGGGCGCGGCGAAATTCGGCGCAAAGGCCGTGGGGGTGGAGTTGGATCATGGGCTGGTGCAACAAAGCCGGGCGTCGATTGCGAAGCTGAAGCTCCACCCGGCTGCGCAGATCATGGAAGGCGATCTCTTTGAGCAGGACTATTCCGACGCCGACCTGATTACGGTCTACCTCCTTCCTGTGACAAACATTCGTCTCTCTCCGGTACTCGAAAAGAAGCTGAAGAAGGGGGCTCGTGTGGTCTGCCACGACTTTGAGTTCACCGAATGGAAGCCTGAAAAGACTGAGACCATCGAAGATAATGAGGGGCGAAGTCACACGCTCTTTCTCTACCGCCGATAG
- a CDS encoding NIPSNAP family protein, whose translation MNRRLFLAAGATATASAFETTQKKTNSLIELRYYKLRNTSDGMPKRLNDDLANRYLPALQKQGIKQVGFFGNLIGAASPYVLQVTEFKNLAQLEASWEIAAALDYVRMETSLLRSFDGLPALEMPAVEAGRAPRVFELRTYESNNFRTLGKKAGMFNNGEIAIFRKTGLNPVFFGETIFGANQPNLTYMLWYDSLAAREANWKKFVTHPEWDRLKSTPGLSDAEIVSNISNSMLNPLAYSPIK comes from the coding sequence ATGAACCGACGTCTCTTTCTGGCCGCTGGCGCTACGGCAACCGCATCTGCATTTGAAACCACGCAGAAGAAAACAAATAGTCTGATTGAGTTGCGCTACTACAAATTGCGCAATACCAGCGATGGGATGCCCAAGCGTCTGAACGATGACTTGGCCAACCGTTATCTGCCCGCACTCCAGAAGCAAGGCATCAAGCAAGTGGGGTTCTTCGGGAATCTGATTGGCGCTGCCAGTCCCTATGTCCTGCAGGTGACGGAGTTCAAGAATCTGGCGCAGTTGGAAGCGAGTTGGGAGATTGCCGCCGCTCTCGATTATGTGCGCATGGAAACCAGTCTGTTGCGCAGCTTTGACGGGCTGCCGGCGCTCGAGATGCCGGCTGTGGAGGCCGGGCGCGCGCCGCGCGTGTTTGAGTTGCGCACTTACGAATCGAATAACTTCCGCACGCTCGGCAAGAAGGCGGGGATGTTCAACAACGGCGAGATTGCGATCTTCCGCAAGACCGGACTGAATCCGGTCTTCTTTGGAGAAACGATCTTCGGCGCCAATCAGCCGAATCTCACCTATATGCTGTGGTACGACAGTCTGGCGGCCCGTGAAGCGAATTGGAAGAAGTTCGTGACGCATCCGGAGTGGGACAGGCTGAAGTCCACCCCCGGCTTGAGCGATGCCGAGATTGTTTCCAACATTTCGAATTCCATGCTGAACCCACTCGCCTACTCACCGATCAAATAG
- the uppS gene encoding polyprenyl diphosphate synthase: protein MHVAIIMDGNGRWAKRFGWPRLAGHKQGAESVRRVIRHAPLAGIDTLTLYAFSSDNWKRPQEEISGLMRLLAHFIEREVPECCANGVRLEFIGRRDRLPATLVPAMEAAERQTATGRRVRVRIAIDYSSRDMLLASMRPGICREELSQKLGPDVDLLIRTGGEKRLSDFLLWECAYAEFHFTPVSWPDFTESDLEGAVAEFRRRERRFGEVLDPSAA, encoded by the coding sequence TTGCACGTCGCCATCATTATGGACGGCAATGGACGCTGGGCCAAGCGCTTTGGCTGGCCGCGCCTGGCGGGCCACAAGCAGGGGGCGGAGAGTGTCCGGCGGGTGATTCGCCATGCCCCGTTGGCCGGTATCGATACGCTCACGCTCTATGCCTTTTCGAGCGACAACTGGAAGCGGCCCCAGGAGGAGATCTCCGGCTTGATGCGGCTGCTCGCGCATTTCATCGAGCGCGAAGTGCCCGAGTGTTGTGCGAACGGAGTTCGTCTCGAGTTCATTGGCCGCCGCGACCGCTTGCCGGCGACTCTGGTGCCTGCGATGGAAGCCGCGGAGCGGCAGACGGCGACGGGACGGCGCGTCCGGGTTCGTATTGCCATCGACTATTCCTCGCGCGACATGCTGCTGGCTTCGATGCGTCCCGGTATCTGCCGCGAAGAACTCAGCCAGAAGCTGGGGCCGGATGTAGATCTTCTGATTCGCACGGGCGGCGAGAAGCGCTTGAGCGACTTTCTTCTGTGGGAATGTGCCTACGCGGAGTTTCACTTTACGCCGGTCTCCTGGCCCGATTTCACCGAGAGTGATCTGGAGGGGGCGGTGGCTGAGTTTCGTCGCCGCGAACGCCGCTTTGGCGAAGTGTTGGATCCCAGTGCCGCCTAG
- a CDS encoding winged helix-turn-helix domain-containing protein, translated as MAVRGNAVRMIEPAMNLDQLIHERVRLGIVSALAASKSLTFGELKEILELTDGNLSIHARKLEDAGYVSVRKYFEGRRPQTAYELTAVGRKAFEKYVNHMEALIRAMKPKEK; from the coding sequence ATGGCGGTTAGAGGGAATGCAGTGCGGATGATCGAGCCCGCGATGAATCTCGATCAGTTGATCCACGAGCGGGTGCGTCTGGGCATCGTCAGCGCGCTCGCGGCGAGCAAGAGTTTAACCTTCGGGGAACTGAAGGAGATTCTGGAACTGACCGACGGAAATCTGAGCATTCACGCGCGGAAGCTGGAAGATGCCGGCTATGTCTCGGTGCGCAAGTATTTTGAGGGGCGCCGTCCGCAGACGGCCTATGAACTGACTGCGGTGGGCCGCAAGGCCTTCGAGAAGTACGTCAATCACATGGAAGCGCTGATCCGGGCGATGAAGCCGAAGGAGAAGTAG
- a CDS encoding SPL family radical SAM protein yields MQLVGIAKAAAVAPLLESKRTVTYSHLATGKWINRVSGERLPFQWSINPYRGCEMACQYCYARYTHEFMELREPEDFETRIFAKVWNASEFRRELARVPKSQAIAIGTATDPYQHAERRYEVMRQMLEVFANENGRKLWITTKSDLPARDAELLQRVAMRNVLYVNFTITTLDAELARGLEPKAPRPDLRLAAMKELTMLGVRCGAMASPVLPGINDQESALLAVAEQAKDAGAHWFGGGVLFLRSPTREVFFDYLRRKFPALAGRYEATYFANARPTAEYHQQIEEQFDRIRRATGLSRKATPYLPPDWEQGSQMSLAL; encoded by the coding sequence ATGCAACTCGTCGGTATCGCGAAGGCGGCTGCGGTGGCTCCGCTTTTGGAATCCAAACGCACAGTCACCTACAGCCACCTCGCGACCGGCAAGTGGATCAATCGCGTGAGCGGGGAGCGGTTGCCCTTCCAGTGGTCGATCAATCCTTACCGGGGTTGCGAGATGGCTTGCCAGTACTGCTATGCCCGGTATACCCATGAGTTTATGGAACTACGGGAGCCAGAAGATTTTGAGACGCGCATCTTTGCGAAGGTCTGGAATGCGAGCGAGTTTCGCCGGGAGTTGGCGCGGGTTCCGAAGTCGCAGGCCATTGCAATAGGCACCGCGACAGATCCTTATCAACATGCTGAACGGCGCTACGAAGTGATGCGGCAGATGTTGGAAGTTTTCGCCAACGAGAATGGCCGCAAGCTCTGGATCACCACCAAGAGCGATCTTCCGGCCAGAGATGCCGAACTACTGCAGCGTGTCGCGATGCGCAATGTCCTTTATGTGAACTTCACGATCACTACCCTCGATGCGGAACTCGCACGCGGCTTGGAACCCAAAGCGCCCCGCCCTGATTTGAGACTGGCTGCGATGAAAGAACTGACGATGCTGGGCGTCCGCTGCGGTGCGATGGCCTCGCCTGTGCTGCCTGGCATCAATGACCAGGAGAGTGCCTTGCTGGCTGTGGCCGAGCAGGCAAAGGACGCAGGCGCGCACTGGTTCGGCGGCGGCGTTCTGTTCTTACGGAGCCCGACGCGGGAAGTGTTTTTCGATTACCTGCGGCGGAAGTTTCCCGCGCTGGCGGGTCGCTATGAGGCCACTTACTTCGCCAATGCCCGGCCGACAGCGGAGTACCACCAGCAAATCGAAGAACAGTTTGATCGGATCCGCCGCGCGACCGGATTGAGCCGCAAAGCGACGCCTTACTTGCCTCCCGATTGGGAGCAAGGCAGCCAGATGAGTCTTGCTTTGTAG
- the ispD gene encoding 2-C-methyl-D-erythritol 4-phosphate cytidylyltransferase, translating into MRVSVILPAAGLGTRMGKSAKKQFLQLDGTPILIHTLRRFANISSINEIIVACRAEDMDDVRAMIAGVPLPKPVRLVEGGDSRHESVEHALATVADDVDLVAVHDAVRPFADEAMIQKVIAEAAECGAAIVGIVPVDTVKQVHLNKIQTTISRDRLVLAQTPQVFTTQLLKQAFAKAKEDGFNGTDESSLVERLDQIEVRVVPGSDRNIKITKPTDLTLARHFLAEEQQ; encoded by the coding sequence ATGAGAGTTAGCGTCATCTTACCGGCGGCAGGGCTCGGTACGCGTATGGGAAAAAGCGCGAAGAAACAGTTTTTGCAACTCGACGGAACGCCGATCCTGATCCATACTTTGCGCCGCTTTGCGAACATCAGCAGCATCAATGAAATCATCGTTGCTTGCCGCGCAGAAGACATGGATGACGTCCGCGCCATGATTGCAGGAGTACCACTCCCCAAGCCGGTACGGCTAGTGGAAGGCGGCGATTCGCGGCATGAGAGCGTCGAACACGCCCTGGCGACCGTGGCCGATGACGTCGATCTGGTGGCGGTGCATGATGCGGTCCGTCCCTTTGCCGACGAGGCCATGATCCAGAAAGTGATTGCCGAAGCGGCGGAATGCGGTGCGGCCATTGTTGGAATTGTGCCCGTCGACACCGTCAAGCAGGTGCACCTGAATAAGATCCAGACGACGATTTCCCGCGATCGCCTGGTGTTGGCACAAACGCCCCAGGTCTTCACGACACAGTTGCTCAAGCAGGCCTTTGCGAAAGCGAAGGAGGATGGCTTCAACGGCACCGACGAATCGAGCCTGGTGGAGCGCCTCGATCAGATCGAAGTGCGGGTTGTGCCCGGGAGCGATCGGAATATCAAGATTACGAAGCCAACCGATCTCACCCTCGCCCGGCACTTTTTAGCTGAGGAACAGCAGTGA
- the ispF gene encoding 2-C-methyl-D-erythritol 2,4-cyclodiphosphate synthase, whose translation MSYEYRSGLGWDSHRTASGRALILGGVTIPSEFGLDGHSDADILLHAITDALLGAAALGDIGMHFSDTDPRWKGAESMQFLLHAKSLLAEKGFELVHLDTTVILEKPKLKDFRTAIRENIAKHLGLSLELVSVKFKTAEKVGPVGEGRSAEAQAVVTVRRKVPEYAGV comes from the coding sequence GTGAGCTACGAGTACCGCAGCGGACTCGGTTGGGACTCCCATCGCACCGCCTCCGGGCGGGCCTTGATCCTTGGTGGAGTCACCATTCCGAGCGAGTTTGGACTCGATGGACACTCGGACGCCGACATCCTGCTGCATGCGATTACCGATGCTCTTTTGGGTGCAGCCGCCTTAGGCGATATCGGCATGCACTTCTCGGACACAGACCCGCGATGGAAAGGCGCCGAAAGCATGCAGTTTCTACTGCACGCCAAGAGTCTGCTCGCGGAAAAGGGTTTTGAGTTGGTGCATCTCGATACAACCGTGATTCTCGAGAAGCCGAAACTGAAAGACTTCCGGACCGCCATTCGCGAAAACATCGCAAAACATCTGGGGCTCAGTCTGGAGTTGGTGTCCGTGAAGTTCAAGACCGCAGAAAAAGTAGGCCCGGTAGGCGAGGGCCGGAGCGCCGAAGCGCAAGCAGTGGTCACGGTGCGGAGGAAAGTACCTGAGTATGCAGGAGTTTAA
- a CDS encoding sigma-54-dependent transcriptional regulator, with amino-acid sequence MQEFKARVLVVDDEENQRRGLSSLIGAWGYEVRQAQHGEEALEILEVWPAQLVVSDMMMPVMDGPGLLARLREQPNPPQSIVVTAFGSLETALKTIHELGAFWFLEKPLDTQALKLLLDRALTARRLSEDKEVLERQLSYDGRLGGLVGQTPVMQELYRIIQQVAPTKASVLITGESGTGKEVVARAIHGLSSRTKEQFVALNCAALPESLIESELFGHEKGAFTGALERRAGCFELAHRGTLLLDEIGEMPVSTQAKLLRVLEDGRVRRLGGKSEMEVDVRILAATNRKLEDAISKGTFREDLFYRLNVFRMELAPLRERMDDLPILCETLIQQLNHKHEVRVSGIEETAMLALRRRQWQGNIRELRNVIERAVILAGEGLIRVSHLPTPPGTEAPPVASNDPETIVMRVGTTVDDAEKALIFKTLEHTKQNKTRAAEILAISLKTLHNKLKQYGADDT; translated from the coding sequence ATGCAGGAGTTTAAGGCGCGCGTCCTCGTCGTCGACGACGAAGAGAATCAACGGCGGGGTTTATCCTCGCTGATCGGAGCCTGGGGCTATGAAGTCCGTCAGGCGCAGCACGGGGAAGAGGCGCTGGAGATCCTCGAGGTCTGGCCCGCACAGTTGGTGGTCTCCGACATGATGATGCCGGTCATGGACGGCCCCGGTCTGCTCGCGCGATTGCGGGAACAGCCGAATCCGCCGCAATCAATTGTGGTGACCGCATTTGGGAGCCTCGAAACCGCGCTCAAAACCATTCACGAACTCGGGGCCTTCTGGTTCCTCGAAAAACCCCTCGATACCCAGGCCCTCAAACTACTGCTGGACCGCGCGCTCACCGCAAGGCGATTGAGCGAGGACAAGGAAGTTCTCGAGCGGCAGCTCAGCTACGACGGACGCCTGGGCGGCCTGGTTGGCCAGACTCCGGTGATGCAGGAGCTCTACCGCATCATCCAGCAGGTAGCCCCCACTAAGGCATCCGTGCTGATCACCGGCGAAAGCGGTACCGGTAAAGAAGTAGTAGCTCGCGCCATTCATGGCTTGAGCTCCCGCACGAAAGAACAGTTTGTGGCGTTAAACTGCGCCGCGCTCCCCGAGAGCCTGATCGAAAGTGAGCTCTTTGGGCATGAGAAGGGCGCCTTTACAGGCGCGCTTGAGCGGAGGGCCGGTTGTTTCGAACTTGCGCATCGCGGCACTTTGCTGCTGGACGAAATCGGGGAGATGCCCGTGTCGACGCAGGCCAAACTCCTGCGCGTCTTAGAAGATGGGCGAGTGAGGCGGCTCGGAGGCAAGAGCGAAATGGAAGTGGATGTCCGCATTCTCGCGGCCACCAATCGCAAGCTCGAGGACGCCATCAGCAAAGGCACCTTCCGGGAGGACCTGTTTTACCGTCTGAATGTGTTCCGCATGGAATTAGCGCCGTTGCGGGAGCGCATGGACGATTTGCCGATCCTCTGCGAGACGCTGATCCAGCAACTCAACCACAAGCATGAGGTGAGGGTTTCAGGCATCGAGGAAACAGCCATGCTGGCGTTGCGCCGCAGGCAATGGCAGGGCAACATCCGGGAGCTGCGCAATGTCATCGAGCGCGCCGTGATCCTGGCCGGGGAGGGCTTGATTCGCGTTTCCCATCTGCCCACGCCGCCCGGAACAGAAGCCCCGCCCGTTGCATCCAATGATCCTGAGACCATCGTCATGCGCGTGGGCACCACCGTCGACGATGCCGAAAAAGCATTGATTTTCAAGACGCTGGAGCATACCAAGCAGAACAAGACTCGTGCGGCCGAGATCCTGGCGATCAGTCTCAAGACGCTTCACAACAAGCTGAAGCAGTACGGAGCCGATGACACTTAA